A single window of Deltaproteobacteria bacterium DNA harbors:
- a CDS encoding iron-sulfur cluster assembly scaffold protein, with amino-acid sequence MYSPQLLDHFYHPRNQAELEDASFADARYDRCGDWLRLFVRLENGRVAEACYQAVGCGAVLAVGSAGTQLILGEPVQQARQLTSQALEAALGGIPDTKRHAIEMFLGCLRQVLDSAPLIT; translated from the coding sequence ATGTATTCACCCCAGCTCCTGGATCACTTCTATCACCCGAGAAATCAGGCCGAGCTCGAGGACGCGAGCTTTGCGGACGCCCGCTATGACCGCTGCGGAGATTGGCTGCGCCTTTTCGTGCGGCTGGAGAACGGCAGGGTTGCCGAGGCTTGCTATCAGGCCGTGGGCTGCGGTGCGGTGCTTGCGGTCGGCTCTGCCGGCACGCAGTTGATTCTGGGAGAGCCTGTGCAACAGGCCAGGCAACTGACCAGCCAGGCGCTGGAGGCGGCCCTGGGTGGGATTCCCGACACCAAACGCCACGCTATCGAGATGTTCCTGGGCTGTCTTCGCCAGGTTCTCGATTCTGCACCACTGATAACGTGA